Proteins encoded in a region of the Roseateles sp. SL47 genome:
- a CDS encoding sigma 54-interacting transcriptional regulator, translating to MTGARLLLVDDDADLLKLLSMRLDAAGYDVTAVTSAEAALTHLAVQRPALVLSDVQLPGMDGLALFDAIRERHPALPVILLTAHGTIPDAVQATARGVYTYLTKPFDGRALLDTIAQALALTAPQGDAQDHGDTAWREGIVSRSNIMAEVLAEAKLVAASQASVLIRGESGTGKELLARAIHAASPRAGKPFVAVNCGAIPEALLESELFGHVKGAFTGAVSHHRGLFQAADGGTLLLDEIGDMPLPLQVKLLRVLQEQQVRPVGSSESVPIDVRILSATHRDLDVAMAEGLFREDLYYRLNVVSLTVPSLSERREDIPLLAQHLLTRLATKYNKRLNGFAPEALKALSMATWPGNVRQLHNVVEQVSALATSPLIPLSLVQRALRVPSMEVLSYAQARERFEREYLVGLLKLTDGNVADAARLAERNRTEFYRLLQRNGLNPGLFRADPPVAE from the coding sequence ATGACCGGTGCACGCCTGCTGCTGGTCGATGACGATGCCGACCTGCTCAAGCTGCTGTCGATGCGGCTGGACGCGGCCGGGTATGACGTCACCGCCGTGACCTCCGCCGAGGCGGCGCTGACCCATCTGGCGGTGCAGCGGCCAGCCTTGGTGCTGAGCGACGTGCAATTGCCCGGCATGGACGGGCTGGCCCTGTTCGACGCCATCCGCGAACGGCATCCCGCCCTGCCGGTGATCCTGCTCACCGCCCACGGCACCATTCCGGATGCGGTCCAGGCCACCGCCCGCGGGGTCTACACCTACCTCACCAAACCCTTCGACGGACGGGCCCTGCTGGACACCATCGCCCAGGCGCTGGCGCTGACGGCGCCACAAGGTGATGCGCAGGACCATGGCGACACGGCCTGGCGCGAAGGCATCGTCAGCCGCTCCAACATCATGGCCGAGGTGCTCGCCGAAGCGAAGCTGGTGGCGGCCTCACAGGCCAGCGTGCTGATTCGTGGTGAAAGCGGCACGGGCAAGGAACTGCTGGCCCGCGCCATCCACGCCGCCAGCCCCCGGGCCGGTAAACCCTTTGTGGCGGTGAACTGCGGCGCCATTCCGGAGGCGCTGCTGGAGTCCGAGCTGTTTGGCCATGTGAAGGGCGCCTTCACCGGGGCGGTGAGCCACCACCGAGGCCTGTTCCAGGCCGCAGACGGCGGCACGCTGCTGCTGGACGAAATCGGCGACATGCCGCTGCCGTTGCAGGTGAAATTGCTGCGGGTGCTGCAGGAGCAGCAGGTGCGGCCAGTGGGGTCCAGCGAGTCGGTACCGATCGACGTCCGAATCCTGTCCGCCACGCATCGGGATCTGGATGTGGCCATGGCCGAAGGCCTGTTCCGTGAAGATCTCTATTACCGGCTCAATGTGGTCAGCCTCACAGTGCCCAGCCTGAGCGAGCGCCGCGAAGACATTCCGCTGCTGGCCCAGCACCTGCTCACGCGCCTGGCCACCAAATACAACAAGCGCCTCAACGGCTTTGCGCCGGAAGCGCTGAAGGCGTTGAGCATGGCCACCTGGCCGGGCAACGTCCGCCAGTTGCACAACGTGGTGGAGCAGGTGTCGGCGCTGGCCACCTCACCGCTGATTCCGCTGTCGCTGGTGCAGCGGGCGCTGCGGGTGCCCAGCATGGAGGTGCTGAGTTATGCGCAGGCGCGGGAGCGCTTTGAACGCGAGTACCTGGTGGGGCTGCTGAAGCTCACGGACGGCAATGTGGCGGATGCGGCACGCCTGGCGGAGCGCAACCGCACAGAGTTCTACCGTTTGCTGCAGCGCAATGGCCTGAACCCGGGGCTTTTCCGGGCCGATCCGCCTGTCGCCGAATAG
- a CDS encoding glucan biosynthesis protein G, translated as MRTSAPTLTSRYAGLLMGAALLLRCAAAQAFGFDDVAERAQALAAKPYQPSTQSLPAELKNLDYDGARDIRFKPARALWREDKLPFEVMFFHLGHYQTEAVRINEINNTVARPLPFRKDDFDYGKNKLSPQKWGDLGYAGFRVHYPLNNNGYKDELVVFQGASYFRVLGAGQHYGLSARGLAIDTVGGKGEEFPRFTEFWIERPAADAKALTIYALLDSKSVSGAYRFLVQPGAETVVDVKARIFLRSPVATLGLAPLTSMFLFGENQPQVGDFRPEVHDSDGLMVHSSTGEWIWRPLMNPKGIFTTSFGLPGVRGFGLMQRDRRFASYEDVEARYEKRPSTWIEPVGDWGPGRVELMQLHTPDETHDNIVAYWVPAQQPAPGQPLDFAYKLHQQGDDPQQRPPGAWAVQTRTGYSYAKLAANEVQYIVDFEGPSLKALPANAEVKAQLSTNANGQISEANAYPNPATGGWRMTVRAKQLRPGQPLELRGFLQHDHNVLTETWSLVLPPQ; from the coding sequence ATGCGTACATCTGCCCCCACCCTCACCTCCCGATACGCCGGCCTGCTCATGGGCGCGGCGCTGCTGCTTCGCTGCGCTGCAGCACAGGCATTCGGCTTCGATGATGTGGCCGAGCGTGCACAGGCGTTGGCCGCCAAGCCTTATCAGCCGTCCACCCAAAGCCTGCCTGCAGAGCTGAAGAACCTGGACTATGACGGCGCGCGTGACATCCGCTTTAAGCCGGCCCGCGCGCTCTGGCGTGAAGACAAGCTGCCCTTCGAGGTGATGTTCTTCCACCTGGGTCACTATCAGACCGAGGCGGTCCGCATCAATGAGATCAACAACACGGTTGCCCGTCCGCTGCCATTCCGCAAGGACGACTTCGACTACGGCAAGAACAAGCTGTCTCCCCAGAAGTGGGGCGACCTGGGTTATGCCGGCTTCCGTGTCCACTACCCGCTGAACAACAACGGCTACAAGGACGAGCTGGTCGTTTTCCAGGGCGCCTCTTATTTCCGTGTGCTGGGTGCCGGCCAGCACTATGGGCTGTCGGCCCGTGGCCTGGCCATCGACACCGTCGGCGGCAAGGGCGAGGAATTCCCCCGTTTCACCGAGTTCTGGATCGAGCGCCCTGCGGCCGATGCCAAGGCCCTCACCATCTATGCGCTGCTGGACAGCAAGAGCGTGAGCGGGGCCTACCGCTTTCTGGTGCAGCCGGGCGCCGAGACGGTGGTGGACGTGAAGGCCCGCATCTTCCTGCGCTCGCCGGTGGCCACGCTGGGCCTGGCCCCGCTCACCAGCATGTTTCTCTTCGGCGAGAACCAACCCCAGGTCGGCGACTTCCGTCCGGAAGTGCATGACTCCGACGGCCTGATGGTCCACAGCAGCACCGGTGAATGGATCTGGCGCCCGCTGATGAATCCGAAGGGCATCTTCACCACGTCCTTTGGCCTGCCGGGCGTCCGTGGTTTTGGCCTGATGCAGCGGGACCGCCGGTTCGCCAGCTACGAAGACGTGGAAGCCCGTTATGAGAAGCGGCCTTCCACCTGGATCGAACCGGTGGGGGACTGGGGTCCGGGCCGTGTGGAGCTGATGCAACTGCACACACCGGATGAAACCCACGACAACATCGTTGCCTACTGGGTGCCTGCCCAGCAGCCGGCGCCGGGCCAGCCGCTGGACTTTGCCTACAAGCTGCACCAGCAGGGCGATGACCCGCAGCAGCGTCCGCCGGGGGCCTGGGCGGTGCAGACCCGTACCGGCTACAGCTACGCCAAGCTGGCCGCCAACGAGGTTCAGTACATCGTTGATTTCGAGGGCCCGTCCCTCAAGGCCCTGCCGGCCAACGCCGAGGTCAAGGCCCAGCTGAGCACCAACGCCAACGGCCAGATCAGCGAAGCCAACGCCTATCCGAACCCGGCCACCGGTGGCTGGCGGATGACGGTTCGCGCCAAGCAACTCCGCCCCGGGCAGCCTCTTGAGCTGCGCGGCTTCCTGCAACACGACCACAACGTTCTGACTGAAACATGGAGCCTCGTATTACCTCCCCAATGA
- the mdoH gene encoding glucans biosynthesis glucosyltransferase MdoH, giving the protein MEPRITSPMSAGHAGPAGASAPPVNRGAMVPRPWFSPAPVEGALPAAPQLAPWERAAHRRRQALMLSIGAATTLATGVLLHTQGGWATPGLPLLLQCLHLSLFVLLFAWVSAGCVTAVMGFWVQLRGDRHALSADQAGHGPISADARTALVMPICNEDVTTVFAGLRASCESLASAGALRLFDVYILSDSSDPECRTAELAAWAELREQFAGQGRIHYRWRQRRVKKKAGNVADFCRRWGRNYRYMVVLDADSVMSGDCLLTLVRLMEGNPRAGILQAANQVCGHETLHARAQQFASRVTGRLFAAGMQYWQLGEAHYWGHNAIIRVEPFMKHCALAPLHGKDIMSHDFVEAALMRRAGYQVWLVHDLVGSYEQQPPHLLAELQRDRRWCQGNLQNLRLVAEPGLHSVHRAMLVTGALSYFAAPLWLLYVCLGALLWNVGGNDAFHPFTPEGKLAPGVLALWLGTIGMLTLPRLLSVGAVLLRREHGQYGGVLKLLGSSAVEALMALLQAPLRMVAHSIFCLVAVTGISLEWKSPPRAAQDVSWKEALAAFGRPGLMALAVAAVLAVLRPSTVLWIAPIALPLMLAAPIIVWTSRARLGARVRQLGLLLIPEESRTPTVLRHAWAYGQQSRHLPGWTDMLKNRHLLALACQAMGRRDTGRGLRAHVRDLHLSRIAMLPGALHTLAANERMRFLSEPSHLLRLSQLKAA; this is encoded by the coding sequence ATGGAGCCTCGTATTACCTCCCCAATGAGCGCCGGCCACGCCGGCCCGGCGGGCGCAAGCGCTCCGCCGGTCAACCGTGGTGCCATGGTGCCGCGTCCGTGGTTCAGCCCTGCTCCTGTTGAAGGGGCACTGCCTGCGGCGCCGCAACTGGCCCCCTGGGAACGCGCCGCCCACCGTCGGCGCCAGGCCTTGATGTTGTCCATCGGTGCCGCCACGACGCTGGCCACCGGGGTGCTGCTGCACACGCAAGGCGGATGGGCCACCCCAGGTCTTCCGCTGCTGCTGCAGTGTCTGCATCTGAGTCTGTTTGTGTTGCTGTTTGCCTGGGTCAGTGCCGGCTGCGTGACCGCCGTCATGGGCTTCTGGGTCCAGTTGCGCGGTGATCGTCATGCCCTGTCAGCCGATCAGGCCGGCCACGGGCCGATCAGCGCGGACGCCCGTACCGCCCTGGTGATGCCGATCTGCAATGAAGATGTCACCACCGTCTTCGCCGGCCTGCGGGCCAGCTGCGAGTCGCTGGCGTCGGCAGGGGCCCTGCGTCTGTTCGACGTCTACATCCTCTCCGACAGCAGTGACCCGGAATGCCGCACGGCCGAGCTGGCCGCCTGGGCTGAGCTGCGCGAGCAGTTTGCCGGCCAAGGGCGCATTCACTATCGCTGGCGTCAGCGCCGGGTGAAGAAGAAGGCCGGCAACGTGGCCGACTTCTGCCGCCGCTGGGGCCGCAACTACCGCTACATGGTGGTGCTGGATGCCGACAGCGTGATGAGCGGCGACTGCCTGCTGACCCTGGTGCGCCTGATGGAAGGCAACCCGCGCGCCGGCATTCTGCAAGCGGCCAATCAGGTCTGCGGTCACGAGACGCTGCATGCCCGTGCGCAGCAGTTCGCCAGCCGTGTCACCGGCCGTCTGTTTGCCGCCGGCATGCAGTACTGGCAGCTGGGTGAGGCCCACTATTGGGGCCACAACGCCATCATCCGCGTCGAGCCGTTCATGAAGCATTGCGCCCTGGCGCCGCTGCATGGCAAGGACATCATGTCCCACGACTTTGTCGAGGCGGCCCTGATGCGCCGTGCCGGTTATCAGGTGTGGCTGGTACACGACCTGGTGGGCAGCTACGAGCAGCAGCCGCCGCATCTGCTGGCCGAGCTGCAACGTGACCGCCGCTGGTGCCAGGGCAACCTGCAGAACCTGCGTCTGGTGGCCGAACCCGGCCTGCATTCGGTGCACCGTGCCATGTTGGTGACCGGCGCCCTGTCCTACTTCGCCGCGCCCCTGTGGCTGCTGTATGTGTGCCTGGGGGCGCTGCTGTGGAACGTGGGTGGCAATGACGCTTTCCATCCGTTCACACCGGAAGGCAAGCTGGCACCAGGTGTGCTGGCCCTGTGGCTGGGCACCATCGGCATGTTGACGCTGCCGCGTCTGCTGTCGGTGGGTGCGGTGCTGCTACGCCGTGAGCATGGACAGTATGGCGGTGTGCTCAAGCTGCTGGGCAGCAGCGCGGTGGAAGCGCTGATGGCGCTGCTGCAGGCGCCCCTGCGCATGGTCGCGCACAGCATCTTCTGTCTGGTGGCCGTCACCGGCATCTCGCTGGAGTGGAAGTCGCCCCCGCGGGCAGCGCAGGACGTGTCCTGGAAGGAAGCTCTGGCGGCCTTCGGTCGTCCTGGCCTGATGGCCCTGGCGGTGGCTGCGGTCCTGGCGGTGCTTCGTCCTTCCACTGTGCTGTGGATCGCGCCGATCGCGCTGCCGCTGATGTTGGCCGCACCGATCATCGTGTGGACCAGCCGTGCTCGCCTCGGGGCTCGTGTGCGCCAACTGGGCCTGCTGCTGATCCCCGAGGAGAGCCGCACGCCCACGGTGCTGCGTCATGCCTGGGCCTATGGTCAGCAGAGCCGTCATTTGCCGGGCTGGACCGACATGCTGAAGAACCGTCATCTGCTGGCCCTGGCCTGCCAGGCGATGGGCCGGCGTGACACCGGCCGTGGGCTGCGGGCGCATGTGCGGGACCTGCATCTGTCGCGCATTGCGATGCTGCCGGGTGCCCTGCACACCCTGGCCGCCAATGAGCGGATGCGCTTCCTGAGTGAACCCAGCCACTTGCTGCGCCTGAGCCAGCTCAAGGCGGCTTGA
- the soxA gene encoding sulfur oxidation c-type cytochrome SoxA has translation MSLLRALARWFAWPWVPALLGASAAASANASSAERSGFDFMSPALQAMQRSDAQNPAMLWVAQGADLWKATPAQGQPACASCHNAGLAGVARRYPAFSETLKRPVTLLQQINHCRSTRQAQPAWTTSSEALLSLAAYIGQQSRGLAIQPPKDNRLTPWQQAGETLYRARIGQLNLSCAQCHEERAGSRLAGAVIPSGLATGYPIYRLEWQGMGSLPRRLLNCTTGVRAAPLTEQELTQLELYLMQRARGLPLETPAVRP, from the coding sequence GTGAGCCTTCTGCGGGCGCTGGCGCGATGGTTCGCCTGGCCATGGGTGCCCGCACTGCTCGGGGCCTCGGCCGCCGCATCGGCCAACGCGTCATCGGCCGAGCGCTCCGGCTTCGACTTCATGTCGCCGGCCCTGCAGGCCATGCAGCGCAGTGACGCGCAGAACCCGGCCATGTTGTGGGTGGCGCAGGGCGCCGATCTCTGGAAGGCCACACCTGCCCAGGGCCAACCCGCCTGTGCCAGCTGCCATAACGCCGGCCTGGCGGGGGTCGCCCGCCGCTACCCCGCATTTTCTGAAACCTTGAAGCGGCCCGTCACCTTGTTGCAGCAGATCAATCACTGCCGCAGCACTCGTCAGGCACAACCCGCTTGGACCACCAGCAGCGAAGCACTGCTGTCCCTGGCCGCCTATATCGGGCAGCAGTCCCGCGGGCTTGCCATCCAGCCCCCCAAGGACAACCGCCTCACCCCATGGCAACAGGCGGGAGAGACGCTCTACCGCGCCCGCATCGGCCAGTTGAACCTGTCCTGCGCGCAATGCCATGAAGAACGGGCCGGCTCGCGGCTGGCGGGTGCCGTCATCCCGTCAGGCCTGGCAACCGGTTATCCGATCTATCGGCTGGAATGGCAGGGCATGGGGTCGTTGCCGCGTCGGCTGCTCAACTGCACCACAGGGGTTCGTGCTGCACCGTTGACGGAACAGGAGCTGACCCAACTGGAGCTCTACCTGATGCAGCGCGCCCGCGGCCTGCCCTTGGAAACCCCCGCCGTTCGGCCCTGA
- the soxZ gene encoding thiosulfate oxidation carrier complex protein SoxZ, whose protein sequence is MAVTRITVPDKVQPGQILEVQWLIAHPMETGHRSNDQGQVVPRDIISRFECRYLGQTVISLELFPAIAANPYFAFTMVAERSGDLEFVWTGDHGFEQRELRRLEVQT, encoded by the coding sequence ATGGCCGTCACCCGCATCACCGTGCCGGACAAGGTTCAACCCGGTCAGATCCTCGAGGTGCAATGGCTCATCGCCCATCCTATGGAAACGGGCCACCGCAGCAATGACCAGGGCCAAGTGGTGCCTCGGGACATCATCAGCCGGTTTGAATGCCGCTATCTGGGCCAGACCGTGATCAGCCTGGAGCTGTTCCCGGCAATTGCGGCCAATCCCTACTTCGCTTTCACGATGGTGGCGGAGCGCAGCGGCGATCTGGAATTTGTCTGGACCGGGGACCACGGGTTCGAGCAACGCGAGCTGCGGCGCCTGGAGGTGCAGACGTGA